A DNA window from Pseudorasbora parva isolate DD20220531a chromosome 5, ASM2467924v1, whole genome shotgun sequence contains the following coding sequences:
- the rpgra gene encoding trichohyalin isoform X3, translating into MTGETDTEIPVLKGERVQFVACGTDHTLVSTSQGDIFAAGGNSDGQLGLGHCNASVSFQRLRPFCDNAPIKLLSAGGHTSAALTEDGRLFLWGDNSVGQLGLGNDSHALLPKELKLGQPIQWVSCGYRHSALVTDNGDVFTFGESADGRLGLSAHQLANHSCPQRVESLHRVLQVACGGKHTLALTECSLITTSKGQKEDELYCFGGGEFGQLGLGTLMFVADAPVAVGHFRKGRVTHVTCGENHSALITDSGLLYTFGDGRYGKLGHGDENFTNQFSPTVCQRLFDHTVMNVACGSSHMLVFARPRQQESEEVCLEDEDVTYSYLDRCYTSMLQGQPLEHIPDPGLARVSKLTFLPSSLPTSHRWSLSTRARRRQRESSSAQFGPEFCNLPPLTTGFTALALTGNILQPRSPADTPKRFRTDAPVESSSTSITLPASTTQFTPITKSKEDCHSGTSENSMSDKTHEQHTQMARNSSIGKEVNVARQSQPTEVQAGYVSHPSMIESPTPSNIKHKKRRSENPKNPAMQDEHFNKADKYSNGQHGDLRGQEVTTLAEMEQETKPSSLKIQKCSPVQKVKQVRTMPTNVQEVKSHQIKEEDIPVRATKSVKSPIKVRNVPSGRMEVNVVESTLHTDPAQKDIKPTLGKGQDARSTLINTQEQGNPTSVKIPAKMQNTTKKGNDKNTVDTEENTGHLKAKKKKKKISDVDRAPAKETAPKTPIPLSVSIPTRMSKAKKRKPVATENSNVQLENDMQVQVKRENDSEKLQNSNISFPPIENRKLGETDEISQSASNLQSEHKNNQSLIDKVLTEQKYQFPTIKSLQPERGHSFYSLWSNNESAISKSSITKETESSSGNLLSQSPQHRQSPLNEMKLDGKPVEPEESDRKPQAEQGIMGSVVSSLPALAIASAAPLLIKAAEVLFETSPGQNNKMSLCASESQDIAGSNILPEQEVDQDSTVQDISAIEEIDDNSTKKQSAQDEQNKIVSDENRNMEEEDVKDSETEGMEETGEEERLAEEEDANEEVEQKEENSVVEDVEECIDNDENSDSAQKGEKNREEEEREEEKIKRVEQKENSAVEDEEEKEGDDEDSDSAQKGEEDSEEEGEEESEGVGQKEDNIAVEDEEEKEGDDEDSDSAQKGEEDGEEEGEEESEGVGQKEENSAVEDEEETENNNNEDSGSAQKGEGDGEEEEGEEEQSEGVGQKEENSVVEDEEERESDDDEDSDSAQKGEEDGEEEEGEEEESEVAGEEEDDSHSELSSKSEGEKSEEGSGDETERDEEKSEGEDEEMEEEDNKDEESGGEDEEEEKESWGEGSEGEVEDEEKTDAEEEQEGGSSNEEKTVVGEQSDSEDENKNMRSDEEEGENEENDRSEEEEEENETEEGEEEQGDEESEEEDEVGNEDEEENQEEETDRDEEERNGDRAKEEEEEEHDKEEVGEEDEEEDEEENNEELKDKKDGVTNSEEKEEESVKGKEERQNEVEAEDKENILETGGDEDREREEGSEQTEEGNEKKEDGEKEGKKDTSDVKFRKQNLDISGEHEVDRGDEDDEVDKLNEMMEENNEEESGSEEEEEEEEEEEEEEEEEEEEEEDTDKEQMKKTDQSVRKQTETSEEEEHEETEEDEEEEAEQKEMNIKTEKIGRKQTETSEEEEQEVEGEEEEEQEAEGEEEEGEGEEEQEAEGEEEGEEEEEEEQEAEGEEEEEEEEETESEKEGEEGEEEEEEEEEEEEEEEEKEKEEEEEEEEEEEEQEAEDEEEGEDEEGEEEDEEGEEEEEVDKTKKVPKQRAKPNVLPAHRQKNAQKTRQRNEQNGKGKKQTDDAQDPQFWSSVLPQYLNLK; encoded by the exons ATGACAGGAGAAACAGACACAGAAATACCAG TTCTTAAAGGTGAGAGAGTTCAGTTTGTTGCCTGTGGAACTGATCACACACTCGTAAGCACCT CACAAGGGGATATTTTTGCGGCTGGAGGAAACAGTGATGGCCAATTGGGACTGGGCCACTGTAATGCCAGCGTCTCTTTCCAGCGCCTCCGCCCTTTTTGTGACAATGCTCCAATCAAATTGCTCTCTGCAGGTGGCCACACCTCTGCTGCACTTACAG AGGATGGCAGGCTGTTTCTGTGGGGTGATAACTCTGTTGGTCAGCTTGGTTTGGGAAATGACAGTCATGCCTTATTGCCTAAAGAGCTGAAATTGGGACAACCCATTCAGTGGGTCTCATGTGGATACAGACACTCAGCTCTTGTCACAG ATAATGGGGATGTTTTCACTTTCGGAGAAAGTGCAGACGGACGGCTGGGTCTTTCTGCTCAtcagttggccaatcacagtTGTCCCCAGCGAGTAGAATCTCTGCATAGGGTTCTGCAGGTGGCATGTGGAGGCAAGCACACGCTCGCACTTACAG AGTGCAGCCTAATCACCACTTCCAAGGGCCAGAAAG AGGATGAGTTATATTGTTTCGGCGGTGGGGAGTTTGGCCAGTTGGGGTTGGGGACGCTAATGTTTGTAGCGGACGCACCTGTTGCTGTCGGCCACTTTAGGAAAGGCAGGGTCACTCATGTCACATGTGGTGAAAACCACAGTGCACTTATAACAG ATAGCGGTCTTCTGTACACATTTGGAGATGGCCGTTATGGGAAGTTAGGCCATGGAGATGAGAACTTCACCAATCAGTTCAGTCCAACTGTGTGTCAGAGGTTGTTTGATCACACTGTCATGAAT GTGGCATGTGGTTCCAGTCACATGCTGGTGTTCGCAAGGCCACGGCAGCAGGAAAGTGAAGAAGTTTGTTTAGAGGATGAAGACGTCACCTACTCTTACCTGGACAGGTGTTATACCTCAATGTTACAGGGACAACCATTAGAACATATTCCAGACCCAGGGCTTGCTCGTGTCTCAAAGCTGACCTTTCTTCCCTCATCTCTTCCAACTTCTCACCGCTGGAGCCTATCAACACGAGCCAGACGGAGACAGAGG GAGAGCTCATCTGCACAGTTTGGTCCAGAATTTTGCAATCTTCCTCCTCTTACTACTGGCTTTACTGCATTAGCTCTGACAGGCAACATCCTACAACCCAGATCTCCAGCAGACACTCCTAAACGCTTCAGAACTGATGCCCCTGTAGAATCTTCTTCAACCTCAATCACACTACCTGCCAGCACAACTCAGT TCACACCGATCACTAAGAGCAAAGAAGACTGCCATAGTGGAACATCTGAAAACAGCATGTCAGACAAG ACACATGAACAGCATACTCAGATGGCAAGAAACTCTTCTATTGGGAAGGAAGTGAATGTTGCTCGACAGTCTCAGCCCACTGAAGTACAGGCTGGATATGTTTCTCATCCATCAATGATAGAATCTCCTACACCAAGCAACATTAAACATAAGAAGCGCAGGTCTGAAAATCCAAAAAACCCTGCTATGCAGgatgaacattttaataaagcagATAAATATAGTAATGGTCAACATGGAGATCTCAGAGGTCAGGAGGTCACTACTCTTGCTGAGATGGAACAAGAGACCAAGCCAAGTTCACTTAAAATTCAAAAATGTTCTCCAGTTCAGAAAGTCAAACAAGTTAGAACAATGCCTACAAACGTCCAAGAGGTGAAATCTCATCAAATCAAAGAGGAGGATATTCCAGTAAGAGCTACAAAAAGCGTCAAGTCTCCAATCAAGGTTCGAAATGTCCCCTCTGGCAGGATGGAAGTTAATGTAGTCGAATCAACACTTCATACAGATCCTGCTCAAAAAGACATCAAGCCAACCCTTGGAAAGGGTCAAGATGCCAGATCAACACTAATCAACACACAAGAACAGGGAAACCCAACATCAGTCAAGATTCCAGCCAAAATGCAAAACACTACAAAGAAAGGAAATGATAAGAACACAGTTGACACAGAAGAAAACACTGGTCATCttaaagcaaagaaaaaaaagaagaagatatCAGATGTGGACAGAGCTCCAGCGAAAGAAACAGCACCAAAAACACCCATCCCTCTATCAGTTTCCATTCCCACACGAATGTCTAAAGCAAAAAAGAGAAAACCTGTGGCGACTGAAAATTCAAACGTCCAGCTTGAAAATGACATGCAAGTTCAAGTCAAAAGGGAAAATGATAGTGAAAAACTTCAGAACTCTAATATATCATTTCCCCCTATAGAGAACAGAAAATTAGGAGAAACCGATGAAATAAGCCAATCCGCTTCCAACTTGCAGTCTGAGCATAAAAATAACCAGTCACTCATTGATAAAGTGCTTACTGAACAGAAATATCAATTCCCGACTATTAAAAGCTTACAACCAGAAAGAGGCCACTCATTTTACAGTTTATGGTCCAATAATGAATCGGCAATCAGTAAATCTTCCATCACAAAAGAAACTGAATCATCATCTGGTAATTTGTTAAGTCAATCTCCGCAACACAGGCAGTCACCactaaatgaaatgaaattagaTGGCAAACCAGTTGAACCAGAAGAGTCAGACAGGAAGCCACAGGCTGAGCAAGGCATTATGGGTAGTGTAGTTTCATCACTACCAGCCTTGGCTATAGCCAGTGCTGCACCACTACTGATAAAAGCTGCTGAAGTTCTTTTTGAAACTTCACCAGGACAAAATAATAAGATGTCCTTGTGTGCATCAGAGTCCCAGGATATAGCAGGAAGCAATATCCTGCCAGAACAGGAAGTGGACCAGGACAGCACAGTACAGGATATATCAGCAATTGAGGAAATAGATGACAACAGCACCAAAAAACAGAGTGCACAAGATGAACAAAACAAGATAGTTTCAGATGAAAACAGAAACATGGAGGAAGAAGATGTGAAGGATAGTGAAACAGAGGGAATGGAAGAAACAGGTGAAGAAGAGAGACTCGCTGAGGAAGAAGATGCAAATGAGGAGGTAGAGCAGAAAGAAGAGAACAGTGTGGTTGAAGATGTAGAAGAATGTATTGATAATGATGAAAACAGTGACAGTGCTCAAAAAGGAGAGAAGAACAGAGAGGAAGAGGAGCGAGAAGAAGAGAAAATCAAGAGGGTTGAGCAGAAAGAAAACAGTGCTGttgaagatgaagaagaaaaagagggTGATGATGAAGACAGTGACAGTGCTCAGAAAGGAGAGGAAGACAGTGAGGAGGAGGGAGAAGAGGAAAGTGAGGGTGTTGGGCAGAAAGAAGACAACATTGCTGttgaagatgaagaagaaaaagagggTGATGATGAAGACAGTGACAGTGCTCAGAAAGGAGAGGAAGACGGTGAGGAGGAGGGAGAAGAGGAAAGTGAGGGTGTTGGGCAGAAAGAAGAGAACAGTGCTGttgaagatgaagaagaaacAGAGAACAATAATAATGAAGACAGTGGAAGTGCTCAGAAAGGAGAAGGGGatggagaggaagaggagggaGAAGAAGAGCAAAGTGAGGGGGTAGGGCAGAAAGAAGAGAACAGTGTTGttgaagatgaagaagaaagAGAGAGCGATGATGATGAAGACAGTGACAGTGCTCAAAAAGGAGAGGAGGACGGTGAGGAAGAGGAGGGAGAAGAAGAGGAAAGTGAGGTCGCaggagaggaagaggatgacAGCCATAGTGAACTGAGCAGTAAAAGTGAGGGAGAGAAGAGTGAAGAAGGAAGTGGAGATGAGACTGAAAGAGATGAAGAGAAGAGTGAGGGTGAGGATGAAGAAATGGAGGAAGAGGACAATAAAGATGAAGAGAGTGGTGGTGAAGATGAGGAAGAAGAGAAGGAGAGCTGGGGTGAAGGGAGTGAAGGAGAGGTGGAAGACGAGGAGAAAACCGACGCAGAGGAGGAGCAGGAAGGAGGGAGCAGTAATGAAGAGAAAACAGTAGTAGGTGAACAATCTGACAGTGaggatgaaaataaaaatatgagatCAGATGAAGAGGAAGGAGAGAATGAGGAAAATGATAGGAgtgaagaagaagaggaagagaaTGAAACAGAGGAAGGAGAGGAAGAACAGGGAGATGAAGAGAGTGAGGAAGAAGATGAGGTAGGAAATGAAGATGAGGAGGAAAATCAAGAAGAAGAGACTGACCGTGATGAGGAGGAAAGAAACGGAGACAGGGcaaaagaggaggaggaagaagagcatgACAAAGAGGAAGTGGGGGAAGAAGACgaggaagaggatgaagaggaaaataatgaaGAACTGAAAGACAAAAAAGATGGAGTCACAAACAGTGAAGAAAAGGAAGAGGAGAGTGTGAAAGGGAAAGAAGAACGGCAGAATGAGGTGGAAGCTGAAGACAAGGAAAACATTTTAGAGACTGGTGGAGATgaagacagagaaagagaggaagGGAGTGAACAGACTGAGGAAGgtaatgaaaaaaaagaagatggTGAGAAAGAAGGGAAAAAGGATACAAGTGATGTGAAATTTAGAAAACAGAATCTGGATATCTCAGGAGAACATGAAGTGGACAGAGGAGATGAAGATGATGAGGTAGACAAGCTGAATGAAATGATGGAAGAAAATAATGAAGAAGAAAGTGGAAgtgaggaagaagaagaagaagaagaagaagaagaagaagaagaagaagaagaagaagaagaagaagaagacacCGACAAGGAACAGATGAAAAAAACAGACCAAAGTGTGAGGAAACAGACAGAAACTAGTGAGGAAGAAGAACATGAAGAGACTGAGGAAGACGAGGAGGAGGAAGCAGAGCAGAAAGAAATGAatataaaaacagagaaaattGGGAGGAAACAGACAGAAACTAGTGAGGAAGAAGAACAGGAAGTAGAAGGTGAAGAGGAAGAAGAACAGGAAGCAGAAGGTGAGGAggaagagggagagggagaagaAGAACAGGAAGCAGAAGGTGAGGAGGAAGgtgaagaggaagaagaagaagaacaggAAGCAGAaggtgaggaggaggaggaagaagaagaagaaacagAAAGTGAGAAGGAAGGTGAAGagggagaagaagaagaagaagaagaagaagaagaagaagaagaagaagaagaaaaagaaaaagaagaagaagaagaagaagaagaagaagaagaagaacaggAAGCAGAAGATGAGGAGGAAGGTGAAGATGAAGAaggagaggaagaggatgaagaaggtgaggaagaggaagaggtaGACAAGACCAAAAAAGTACCAAAACAGAGAGCCAAGCCGAATGTGTTACCTGCACACAGACAGAAAAATGCTCAGAAGACTAGACAAAGAAATGAACAGAATGGTAAAGGGAAAAAGCAAACAGATGATGCTCAGGACCCTCAGTTCTGGAGCAGTGTCCTACCACAGTATCTAAACCTTAAATGA
- the rpgra gene encoding trichohyalin isoform X1 gives MTGETDTEIPDTGAVFTFGKSKIANNVPSRLWLKNDIPVHISCGQSHSAFVTEQGRLFVFGSNISGQLGLQTKGPVTKPTCVKVLKGERVQFVACGTDHTLVSTSQGDIFAAGGNSDGQLGLGHCNASVSFQRLRPFCDNAPIKLLSAGGHTSAALTEDGRLFLWGDNSVGQLGLGNDSHALLPKELKLGQPIQWVSCGYRHSALVTDNGDVFTFGESADGRLGLSAHQLANHSCPQRVESLHRVLQVACGGKHTLALTECSLITTSKGQKEDELYCFGGGEFGQLGLGTLMFVADAPVAVGHFRKGRVTHVTCGENHSALITDSGLLYTFGDGRYGKLGHGDENFTNQFSPTVCQRLFDHTVMNVACGSSHMLVFARPRQQESEEVCLEDEDVTYSYLDRCYTSMLQGQPLEHIPDPGLARVSKLTFLPSSLPTSHRWSLSTRARRRQRESSSAQFGPEFCNLPPLTTGFTALALTGNILQPRSPADTPKRFRTDAPVESSSTSITLPASTTQFTPITKSKEDCHSGTSENSMSDKTHEQHTQMARNSSIGKEVNVARQSQPTEVQAGYVSHPSMIESPTPSNIKHKKRRSENPKNPAMQDEHFNKADKYSNGQHGDLRGQEVTTLAEMEQETKPSSLKIQKCSPVQKVKQVRTMPTNVQEVKSHQIKEEDIPVRATKSVKSPIKVRNVPSGRMEVNVVESTLHTDPAQKDIKPTLGKGQDARSTLINTQEQGNPTSVKIPAKMQNTTKKGNDKNTVDTEENTGHLKAKKKKKKISDVDRAPAKETAPKTPIPLSVSIPTRMSKAKKRKPVATENSNVQLENDMQVQVKRENDSEKLQNSNISFPPIENRKLGETDEISQSASNLQSEHKNNQSLIDKVLTEQKYQFPTIKSLQPERGHSFYSLWSNNESAISKSSITKETESSSGNLLSQSPQHRQSPLNEMKLDGKPVEPEESDRKPQAEQGIMGSVVSSLPALAIASAAPLLIKAAEVLFETSPGQNNKMSLCASESQDIAGSNILPEQEVDQDSTVQDISAIEEIDDNSTKKQSAQDEQNKIVSDENRNMEEEDVKDSETEGMEETGEEERLAEEEDANEEVEQKEENSVVEDVEECIDNDENSDSAQKGEKNREEEEREEEKIKRVEQKENSAVEDEEEKEGDDEDSDSAQKGEEDSEEEGEEESEGVGQKEDNIAVEDEEEKEGDDEDSDSAQKGEEDGEEEGEEESEGVGQKEENSAVEDEEETENNNNEDSGSAQKGEGDGEEEEGEEEQSEGVGQKEENSVVEDEEERESDDDEDSDSAQKGEEDGEEEEGEEEESEVAGEEEDDSHSELSSKSEGEKSEEGSGDETERDEEKSEGEDEEMEEEDNKDEESGGEDEEEEKESWGEGSEGEVEDEEKTDAEEEQEGGSSNEEKTVVGEQSDSEDENKNMRSDEEEGENEENDRSEEEEEENETEEGEEEQGDEESEEEDEVGNEDEEENQEEETDRDEEERNGDRAKEEEEEEHDKEEVGEEDEEEDEEENNEELKDKKDGVTNSEEKEEESVKGKEERQNEVEAEDKENILETGGDEDREREEGSEQTEEGNEKKEDGEKEGKKDTSDVKFRKQNLDISGEHEVDRGDEDDEVDKLNEMMEENNEEESGSEEEEEEEEEEEEEEEEEEEEEEDTDKEQMKKTDQSVRKQTETSEEEEHEETEEDEEEEAEQKEMNIKTEKIGRKQTETSEEEEQEVEGEEEEEQEAEGEEEEGEGEEEQEAEGEEEGEEEEEEEQEAEGEEEEEEEEETESEKEGEEGEEEEEEEEEEEEEEEEKEKEEEEEEEEEEEEQEAEDEEEGEDEEGEEEDEEGEEEEEVDKTKKVPKQRAKPNVLPAHRQKNAQKTRQRNEQNGKGKKQTDDAQDPQFWSSVLPQYLNLK, from the exons ATGACAGGAGAAACAGACACAGAAATACCAG ATACAGGTGCTGTGTTTACCTTTGGAAAGAGTAAAATAGCAAACAATGTACCCAGCAGGTTATGGTTAAAGAATGATATACCGGTGCACATCTCATGCGGACAGTCACACTCAGCCTTTGTAACAG AACAGGGCCGTTTGTTTGTGTTTGGAAGTAATATCAGCGGTCAGCTTGGTCTACAAACCAAAGGACCAGTTACAAAACCAACCTGTGTCAAAG TTCTTAAAGGTGAGAGAGTTCAGTTTGTTGCCTGTGGAACTGATCACACACTCGTAAGCACCT CACAAGGGGATATTTTTGCGGCTGGAGGAAACAGTGATGGCCAATTGGGACTGGGCCACTGTAATGCCAGCGTCTCTTTCCAGCGCCTCCGCCCTTTTTGTGACAATGCTCCAATCAAATTGCTCTCTGCAGGTGGCCACACCTCTGCTGCACTTACAG AGGATGGCAGGCTGTTTCTGTGGGGTGATAACTCTGTTGGTCAGCTTGGTTTGGGAAATGACAGTCATGCCTTATTGCCTAAAGAGCTGAAATTGGGACAACCCATTCAGTGGGTCTCATGTGGATACAGACACTCAGCTCTTGTCACAG ATAATGGGGATGTTTTCACTTTCGGAGAAAGTGCAGACGGACGGCTGGGTCTTTCTGCTCAtcagttggccaatcacagtTGTCCCCAGCGAGTAGAATCTCTGCATAGGGTTCTGCAGGTGGCATGTGGAGGCAAGCACACGCTCGCACTTACAG AGTGCAGCCTAATCACCACTTCCAAGGGCCAGAAAG AGGATGAGTTATATTGTTTCGGCGGTGGGGAGTTTGGCCAGTTGGGGTTGGGGACGCTAATGTTTGTAGCGGACGCACCTGTTGCTGTCGGCCACTTTAGGAAAGGCAGGGTCACTCATGTCACATGTGGTGAAAACCACAGTGCACTTATAACAG ATAGCGGTCTTCTGTACACATTTGGAGATGGCCGTTATGGGAAGTTAGGCCATGGAGATGAGAACTTCACCAATCAGTTCAGTCCAACTGTGTGTCAGAGGTTGTTTGATCACACTGTCATGAAT GTGGCATGTGGTTCCAGTCACATGCTGGTGTTCGCAAGGCCACGGCAGCAGGAAAGTGAAGAAGTTTGTTTAGAGGATGAAGACGTCACCTACTCTTACCTGGACAGGTGTTATACCTCAATGTTACAGGGACAACCATTAGAACATATTCCAGACCCAGGGCTTGCTCGTGTCTCAAAGCTGACCTTTCTTCCCTCATCTCTTCCAACTTCTCACCGCTGGAGCCTATCAACACGAGCCAGACGGAGACAGAGG GAGAGCTCATCTGCACAGTTTGGTCCAGAATTTTGCAATCTTCCTCCTCTTACTACTGGCTTTACTGCATTAGCTCTGACAGGCAACATCCTACAACCCAGATCTCCAGCAGACACTCCTAAACGCTTCAGAACTGATGCCCCTGTAGAATCTTCTTCAACCTCAATCACACTACCTGCCAGCACAACTCAGT TCACACCGATCACTAAGAGCAAAGAAGACTGCCATAGTGGAACATCTGAAAACAGCATGTCAGACAAG ACACATGAACAGCATACTCAGATGGCAAGAAACTCTTCTATTGGGAAGGAAGTGAATGTTGCTCGACAGTCTCAGCCCACTGAAGTACAGGCTGGATATGTTTCTCATCCATCAATGATAGAATCTCCTACACCAAGCAACATTAAACATAAGAAGCGCAGGTCTGAAAATCCAAAAAACCCTGCTATGCAGgatgaacattttaataaagcagATAAATATAGTAATGGTCAACATGGAGATCTCAGAGGTCAGGAGGTCACTACTCTTGCTGAGATGGAACAAGAGACCAAGCCAAGTTCACTTAAAATTCAAAAATGTTCTCCAGTTCAGAAAGTCAAACAAGTTAGAACAATGCCTACAAACGTCCAAGAGGTGAAATCTCATCAAATCAAAGAGGAGGATATTCCAGTAAGAGCTACAAAAAGCGTCAAGTCTCCAATCAAGGTTCGAAATGTCCCCTCTGGCAGGATGGAAGTTAATGTAGTCGAATCAACACTTCATACAGATCCTGCTCAAAAAGACATCAAGCCAACCCTTGGAAAGGGTCAAGATGCCAGATCAACACTAATCAACACACAAGAACAGGGAAACCCAACATCAGTCAAGATTCCAGCCAAAATGCAAAACACTACAAAGAAAGGAAATGATAAGAACACAGTTGACACAGAAGAAAACACTGGTCATCttaaagcaaagaaaaaaaagaagaagatatCAGATGTGGACAGAGCTCCAGCGAAAGAAACAGCACCAAAAACACCCATCCCTCTATCAGTTTCCATTCCCACACGAATGTCTAAAGCAAAAAAGAGAAAACCTGTGGCGACTGAAAATTCAAACGTCCAGCTTGAAAATGACATGCAAGTTCAAGTCAAAAGGGAAAATGATAGTGAAAAACTTCAGAACTCTAATATATCATTTCCCCCTATAGAGAACAGAAAATTAGGAGAAACCGATGAAATAAGCCAATCCGCTTCCAACTTGCAGTCTGAGCATAAAAATAACCAGTCACTCATTGATAAAGTGCTTACTGAACAGAAATATCAATTCCCGACTATTAAAAGCTTACAACCAGAAAGAGGCCACTCATTTTACAGTTTATGGTCCAATAATGAATCGGCAATCAGTAAATCTTCCATCACAAAAGAAACTGAATCATCATCTGGTAATTTGTTAAGTCAATCTCCGCAACACAGGCAGTCACCactaaatgaaatgaaattagaTGGCAAACCAGTTGAACCAGAAGAGTCAGACAGGAAGCCACAGGCTGAGCAAGGCATTATGGGTAGTGTAGTTTCATCACTACCAGCCTTGGCTATAGCCAGTGCTGCACCACTACTGATAAAAGCTGCTGAAGTTCTTTTTGAAACTTCACCAGGACAAAATAATAAGATGTCCTTGTGTGCATCAGAGTCCCAGGATATAGCAGGAAGCAATATCCTGCCAGAACAGGAAGTGGACCAGGACAGCACAGTACAGGATATATCAGCAATTGAGGAAATAGATGACAACAGCACCAAAAAACAGAGTGCACAAGATGAACAAAACAAGATAGTTTCAGATGAAAACAGAAACATGGAGGAAGAAGATGTGAAGGATAGTGAAACAGAGGGAATGGAAGAAACAGGTGAAGAAGAGAGACTCGCTGAGGAAGAAGATGCAAATGAGGAGGTAGAGCAGAAAGAAGAGAACAGTGTGGTTGAAGATGTAGAAGAATGTATTGATAATGATGAAAACAGTGACAGTGCTCAAAAAGGAGAGAAGAACAGAGAGGAAGAGGAGCGAGAAGAAGAGAAAATCAAGAGGGTTGAGCAGAAAGAAAACAGTGCTGttgaagatgaagaagaaaaagagggTGATGATGAAGACAGTGACAGTGCTCAGAAAGGAGAGGAAGACAGTGAGGAGGAGGGAGAAGAGGAAAGTGAGGGTGTTGGGCAGAAAGAAGACAACATTGCTGttgaagatgaagaagaaaaagagggTGATGATGAAGACAGTGACAGTGCTCAGAAAGGAGAGGAAGACGGTGAGGAGGAGGGAGAAGAGGAAAGTGAGGGTGTTGGGCAGAAAGAAGAGAACAGTGCTGttgaagatgaagaagaaacAGAGAACAATAATAATGAAGACAGTGGAAGTGCTCAGAAAGGAGAAGGGGatggagaggaagaggagggaGAAGAAGAGCAAAGTGAGGGGGTAGGGCAGAAAGAAGAGAACAGTGTTGttgaagatgaagaagaaagAGAGAGCGATGATGATGAAGACAGTGACAGTGCTCAAAAAGGAGAGGAGGACGGTGAGGAAGAGGAGGGAGAAGAAGAGGAAAGTGAGGTCGCaggagaggaagaggatgacAGCCATAGTGAACTGAGCAGTAAAAGTGAGGGAGAGAAGAGTGAAGAAGGAAGTGGAGATGAGACTGAAAGAGATGAAGAGAAGAGTGAGGGTGAGGATGAAGAAATGGAGGAAGAGGACAATAAAGATGAAGAGAGTGGTGGTGAAGATGAGGAAGAAGAGAAGGAGAGCTGGGGTGAAGGGAGTGAAGGAGAGGTGGAAGACGAGGAGAAAACCGACGCAGAGGAGGAGCAGGAAGGAGGGAGCAGTAATGAAGAGAAAACAGTAGTAGGTGAACAATCTGACAGTGaggatgaaaataaaaatatgagatCAGATGAAGAGGAAGGAGAGAATGAGGAAAATGATAGGAgtgaagaagaagaggaagagaaTGAAACAGAGGAAGGAGAGGAAGAACAGGGAGATGAAGAGAGTGAGGAAGAAGATGAGGTAGGAAATGAAGATGAGGAGGAAAATCAAGAAGAAGAGACTGACCGTGATGAGGAGGAAAGAAACGGAGACAGGGcaaaagaggaggaggaagaagagcatgACAAAGAGGAAGTGGGGGAAGAAGACgaggaagaggatgaagaggaaaataatgaaGAACTGAAAGACAAAAAAGATGGAGTCACAAACAGTGAAGAAAAGGAAGAGGAGAGTGTGAAAGGGAAAGAAGAACGGCAGAATGAGGTGGAAGCTGAAGACAAGGAAAACATTTTAGAGACTGGTGGAGATgaagacagagaaagagaggaagGGAGTGAACAGACTGAGGAAGgtaatgaaaaaaaagaagatggTGAGAAAGAAGGGAAAAAGGATACAAGTGATGTGAAATTTAGAAAACAGAATCTGGATATCTCAGGAGAACATGAAGTGGACAGAGGAGATGAAGATGATGAGGTAGACAAGCTGAATGAAATGATGGAAGAAAATAATGAAGAAGAAAGTGGAAgtgaggaagaagaagaagaagaagaagaagaagaagaagaagaagaagaagaagaagaagaagaagaagacacCGACAAGGAACAGATGAAAAAAACAGACCAAAGTGTGAGGAAACAGACAGAAACTAGTGAGGAAGAAGAACATGAAGAGACTGAGGAAGACGAGGAGGAGGAAGCAGAGCAGAAAGAAATGAatataaaaacagagaaaattGGGAGGAAACAGACAGAAACTAGTGAGGAAGAAGAACAGGAAGTAGAAGGTGAAGAGGAAGAAGAACAGGAAGCAGAAGGTGAGGAggaagagggagagggagaagaAGAACAGGAAGCAGAAGGTGAGGAGGAAGgtgaagaggaagaagaagaagaacaggAAGCAGAaggtgaggaggaggaggaagaagaagaagaaacagAAAGTGAGAAGGAAGGTGAAGagggagaagaagaagaagaagaagaagaagaagaagaagaagaagaagaagaaaaagaaaaagaagaagaagaagaagaagaagaagaagaagaagaacaggAAGCAGAAGATGAGGAGGAAGGTGAAGATGAAGAaggagaggaagaggatgaagaaggtgaggaagaggaagaggtaGACAAGACCAAAAAAGTACCAAAACAGAGAGCCAAGCCGAATGTGTTACCTGCACACAGACAGAAAAATGCTCAGAAGACTAGACAAAGAAATGAACAGAATGGTAAAGGGAAAAAGCAAACAGATGATGCTCAGGACCCTCAGTTCTGGAGCAGTGTCCTACCACAGTATCTAAACCTTAAATGA